The following proteins are encoded in a genomic region of Paenibacillus sp. FSL R7-0273:
- a CDS encoding S-layer homology domain-containing protein, giving the protein MNSRKCVISISRLLIVIMLFSVFTYTPVPAAAAGDERAVELNDLIAQAEALKTGNREFPLQVSQSVYGAVYGSDVNQALPWVHESELKALNTALEFARHADTPDAEAIAILKEAIVNFTENIKSDGSDPYFRLDPGPGKVPVKVTAPTNNWTARAPLDNRVPADFAGGTFAMIPYPFADSQGKAEVLQINYAHNGKSTFGGISIESPLSPAVNVPEGSTIEFDVYYPKSAQGKYMRWRIRNTNTNLDSYLREYQYNNLNPDWVGSFNGESWLKAHHSITASTGNSSSFILELHGENARSAETGMLLVANIQITAPDPNGIALPSVVNKENQSEVAPLKSVYNKENGLFMVGAIGTGAVTGTRANHYEIFVDGNNLKADGTHPRGPEWLKSVTGAALNGATTTPGLAEYSFPTSSYQAIRDSGAPGQYKSHGHVLAWYNQAPGWMTQIIPANLSSGYNGSADFYGLGNGVTTTVKVDKEMARRVQFNHTMYVMRHFLTTDTKYGSSESRGVIPFHSWDVLNEEVHESRHSELISTNADNWRTSLKHTNWLAAISDDQIGGDITGHYIYLLFKNAHIAAPNAKMAAAYKANYADLPEYMKLDGHDKDGSIDAYIVDNPPKLTYNDYGLATRSKARTVYNMVLELNTAWLSDPLYDGRPLIEDIGIQGHDAVGKTLASDNQYAMALYASLVDRGLLSGITYSELDLKVPTDAPGGGATAPAVLNVRQSDALGYEYALLYKTFTKFAPYIDHIISWGVSGSGWQGSYVLFDGQSNANAGYYGAMNPDRFILGHSYLDGYFAGEYETIRSNAIDLGDLGVYIPNSVNADLSGLELSAGSLRPAFNAAATEYEVSLQDASSITVTAAAADSRSSIKVNGTVVASGTASGAITLTPGTRADIKVEVTAADGTLKTYTIKVTNGRTEATPTPATPTPATPAPATPAPVTPGPAAPAVSANPAPAASAVQTTVKNGTAFVPAPDLAKVKEWMDKNLTLDIPVAQGVNAYSVGLPAAALTGGAKDSKLTISTELGKVVLSGNMLTGITESSSKEVALEIGKGDKSKLPAEVKAALGDRPIIQLSLKADGKELAWSNPSAPVTVSVPYKPTAEELKNPEMLAVWYIDGGGEVLAVPSGRYASKTGMVTFMTTHFSSYAVAYVYKTFTDLGTAVWAKNAVEVLAAKDILKTEGHIFNPSSDITRADFLYSLVRTLGLTAQVNGNFSDVQESAYYYNEIAIAKALGITNGLDNDRFGSALKITRQDMMVLTERALKLENKLNTQGEAADLERFTDKSRVASYAVNSVAAMVKEGLIEGSGSKINPAGNTTRAEAAVFLYRLYNK; this is encoded by the coding sequence TCCAGGTCAGTCAGTCTGTCTATGGTGCCGTCTATGGCTCCGATGTGAACCAGGCTCTTCCATGGGTGCATGAGAGTGAACTCAAAGCGCTTAATACTGCTCTTGAATTCGCACGCCATGCGGATACTCCCGACGCCGAAGCTATAGCCATTCTTAAAGAAGCAATAGTCAACTTTACTGAGAATATTAAATCAGACGGTTCCGATCCCTATTTCCGTCTTGATCCGGGTCCTGGGAAGGTTCCTGTAAAAGTTACTGCACCCACCAATAACTGGACGGCAAGAGCTCCGCTCGACAATCGCGTCCCCGCTGACTTTGCCGGTGGCACATTCGCAATGATTCCGTATCCTTTTGCGGATTCTCAAGGCAAAGCTGAAGTGCTCCAGATTAATTATGCCCATAACGGGAAAAGCACGTTCGGCGGCATAAGTATTGAATCCCCGTTGTCTCCGGCCGTAAATGTCCCAGAGGGTTCAACGATTGAATTCGATGTCTACTATCCAAAGAGTGCACAGGGCAAATACATGAGGTGGAGAATCAGAAATACTAACACTAACCTTGATTCCTACCTCAGGGAGTACCAGTACAACAACCTGAATCCTGACTGGGTTGGCAGCTTCAACGGTGAATCCTGGTTGAAGGCTCATCACAGCATTACCGCCTCGACGGGCAATTCCTCAAGCTTTATTCTTGAGCTCCATGGCGAGAATGCCCGTTCTGCAGAAACCGGTATGCTGCTTGTCGCCAATATCCAGATTACCGCACCTGATCCTAACGGCATTGCGCTTCCGAGCGTAGTCAACAAGGAAAACCAGAGTGAAGTTGCGCCTCTAAAGAGTGTTTACAATAAGGAGAATGGCCTGTTCATGGTCGGCGCAATCGGAACCGGCGCCGTAACCGGAACCAGAGCCAATCACTATGAAATTTTTGTCGACGGCAACAATTTAAAGGCTGATGGAACGCATCCCCGTGGCCCCGAGTGGCTGAAAAGCGTTACCGGAGCAGCCCTGAACGGCGCAACTACAACCCCTGGCTTAGCTGAATACAGCTTCCCGACCAGCTCTTACCAGGCGATCAGGGATTCCGGAGCTCCCGGACAGTACAAGTCTCACGGCCATGTATTGGCATGGTACAACCAGGCCCCTGGGTGGATGACACAGATTATTCCTGCGAACCTTTCCTCCGGGTACAATGGCTCGGCCGATTTCTACGGGCTTGGCAACGGCGTTACCACTACGGTTAAGGTAGACAAAGAGATGGCAAGAAGAGTGCAGTTTAATCACACCATGTATGTGATGCGGCACTTCCTGACTACAGATACGAAGTACGGCTCAAGCGAATCCCGTGGAGTAATCCCCTTCCATTCATGGGATGTGCTCAACGAAGAGGTTCACGAAAGCCGCCACAGCGAGCTCATCTCCACGAATGCGGACAACTGGAGAACGAGCCTTAAACACACTAACTGGCTAGCTGCCATTTCGGATGATCAGATTGGCGGCGACATCACTGGACATTATATTTACCTGCTCTTCAAAAACGCGCACATCGCAGCCCCCAACGCCAAGATGGCTGCGGCTTACAAAGCTAATTACGCTGACCTTCCGGAGTACATGAAGCTCGATGGACACGACAAAGACGGCAGTATTGACGCTTACATCGTTGACAATCCTCCGAAGCTGACCTACAACGATTACGGACTTGCGACCCGCAGCAAGGCCAGGACGGTATATAACATGGTTCTCGAATTAAATACCGCCTGGCTCTCCGATCCGCTGTATGACGGAAGACCTCTTATCGAAGACATCGGTATCCAGGGACACGATGCCGTTGGCAAGACGCTTGCCAGCGATAACCAATATGCAATGGCCCTCTATGCCTCGCTCGTTGACCGGGGCCTGCTGTCCGGTATTACCTATTCAGAGCTTGACCTTAAAGTGCCGACGGATGCCCCGGGAGGAGGCGCGACTGCTCCCGCAGTGCTAAATGTGAGACAGTCGGACGCCCTTGGTTACGAGTACGCGCTGCTCTACAAAACCTTTACCAAGTTCGCCCCGTATATCGATCACATCATCAGCTGGGGCGTATCGGGTTCCGGATGGCAGGGAAGCTACGTCCTGTTCGACGGTCAGAGTAATGCAAATGCCGGCTACTATGGCGCTATGAATCCGGACAGATTCATTCTTGGACATTCGTATCTGGATGGTTATTTTGCAGGCGAATACGAGACAATCCGGAGCAATGCCATTGACCTTGGTGATCTTGGAGTCTATATACCCAATAGTGTGAATGCGGACCTCAGCGGCTTGGAACTGAGCGCGGGCTCACTCCGGCCGGCTTTCAACGCAGCGGCTACAGAATACGAGGTTTCCCTGCAGGATGCCAGCAGCATTACCGTTACAGCGGCAGCGGCAGACAGCAGGTCATCCATTAAAGTGAACGGCACAGTTGTTGCCAGCGGTACAGCATCCGGAGCCATAACGCTGACACCTGGTACAAGAGCGGATATAAAGGTAGAAGTAACAGCTGCAGACGGTACGTTAAAGACGTACACCATAAAAGTAACAAACGGCAGAACAGAGGCAACGCCTACACCTGCAACGCCTACACCCGCAACACCAGCACCCGCAACGCCAGCACCTGTAACGCCTGGACCTGCAGCACCCGCAGTATCTGCGAACCCTGCGCCTGCAGCATCAGCTGTTCAGACGACTGTGAAGAATGGAACGGCATTTGTTCCGGCACCGGATCTGGCGAAAGTAAAGGAATGGATGGATAAAAATCTTACCCTGGACATACCTGTGGCGCAAGGAGTGAATGCATACTCGGTAGGCTTGCCGGCTGCAGCACTGACAGGCGGAGCAAAGGATAGCAAACTCACGATTTCCACAGAGCTGGGCAAGGTAGTACTGTCCGGCAACATGCTGACAGGCATAACCGAAAGCAGCAGCAAGGAAGTAGCGCTGGAGATTGGAAAAGGCGACAAGTCCAAGCTCCCGGCGGAAGTGAAGGCGGCTCTCGGCGATAGACCAATCATACAGTTAAGCCTTAAGGCGGACGGAAAAGAATTAGCCTGGAGCAATCCCAGTGCACCTGTAACCGTGTCCGTGCCTTACAAGCCGACTGCGGAGGAATTGAAGAATCCCGAAATGCTTGCTGTCTGGTATATTGACGGAGGCGGAGAGGTTCTAGCCGTACCGAGCGGACGTTATGCTTCCAAGACGGGTATGGTAACCTTCATGACAACCCATTTCAGCAGCTACGCAGTAGCTTACGTATACAAGACATTTACTGATCTCGGAACGGCAGTATGGGCCAAGAATGCGGTCGAAGTACTTGCGGCAAAGGATATTCTCAAGACAGAGGGTCATATATTCAATCCGTCATCCGATATCACAAGGGCAGATTTCCTTTACTCCCTTGTCAGGACGCTTGGTTTGACTGCACAAGTAAACGGGAATTTTAGCGATGTACAGGAGAGTGCTTATTACTATAATGAAATTGCGATTGCCAAAGCTCTTGGCATTACGAATGGCCTGGACAATGACAGATTCGGCAGCGCCCTTAAGATTACAAGACAGGACATGATGGTGTTGACCGAAAGGGCCTTGAAGCTTGAGAATAAGCTGAACACCCAGGGCGAGGCTGCAGATCTGGAGAGATTCACCGACAAATCGCGGGTTGCTTCCTATGCGGTCAACAGTGTAGCTGCGATGGTGAAGGAGGGGCTGATCGAAGGCAGCGGCAGCAAAATCAATCCGGCTGGAAACACAACCAGAGCAGAAGCTGCGGTGTTCCTCTACAGACTGTACAATAAGTAA
- a CDS encoding leucine-rich repeat domain-containing protein, whose amino-acid sequence MAFIPLNCPNCSGRIEYKEGTILKCPYCQTELLLKQNNVYYVDQTINHYHGIPPKPAKRTSVSLRLVLLLLLVLSGAVSTYFYYSLSSPQQKIEASLPVRTMPESEVLLSFLREIFDKGSALPTEEELARLRYLTVERSDDDQWQFTYSLSDPFSDEQAGKITYITRDKRLNAEQIDQRDFEAFKGLTALNLTGTYEISQTDKTSFAHMAGLKSYGGAFNESFSRFSGYFGDKSKITELTTQLRSNQEVALLLEFPNLSSLSITYMDESVTDYHLLNKLPLKSLSLTFVDELGWLSSMTGLTSLAIHYSEATDLQPLYALTRLQELQLSYLSNVKSIDFVQNMPALQTLDLESLSFSSLERLAGKASITALRLASLGQLSSVEPVNSLPSLRELTLSGYYEKAETLALPGVQRVEIPGSLLPGLEAPAVTALTLRGGSSELNITGLGKFPELTQLDLWEIDEMAHLDALDDLPRLQTLSLYDSSLYKESDALFRLKQVKTLVCSECRLNFTQQAAEPNSVLEHLTIDQPYFSVNNTSVSDIDQVLPYFAKLSALRSFTLQDSNLASLEFMGNWQAIEELHLENNAISNIEVLSRLPNLRKVFLAGNSVQNKSVLSAGVHVY is encoded by the coding sequence ATGGCGTTCATTCCGTTAAACTGTCCCAACTGCAGCGGAAGAATCGAATACAAGGAAGGTACAATCCTCAAGTGTCCCTATTGTCAGACAGAGCTTTTGTTAAAGCAAAATAACGTCTACTATGTGGATCAGACTATTAACCATTATCACGGGATACCTCCTAAGCCCGCAAAGAGAACGTCCGTCTCCCTAAGGCTGGTGCTGCTGCTGCTTCTGGTCCTATCCGGCGCCGTCAGTACTTACTTCTACTACAGTCTCAGCTCTCCTCAGCAAAAAATAGAGGCCAGTCTGCCTGTGCGGACAATGCCCGAAAGTGAGGTCCTGCTCTCCTTTTTGCGGGAAATCTTCGATAAAGGGTCTGCCCTGCCGACAGAGGAGGAATTGGCCCGACTGCGCTATTTAACCGTAGAGCGCTCGGACGATGACCAGTGGCAATTTACTTACAGCCTCTCCGATCCCTTCAGCGATGAGCAGGCCGGGAAGATCACTTATATTACCCGGGACAAGAGATTGAATGCAGAGCAGATTGATCAGCGGGATTTTGAAGCCTTTAAAGGTCTAACGGCGCTCAACCTGACCGGAACCTACGAAATCTCCCAGACGGATAAAACCAGTTTTGCCCATATGGCAGGCTTAAAAAGCTATGGCGGGGCCTTTAACGAATCCTTCAGCAGATTTTCCGGCTATTTTGGCGATAAGTCGAAAATCACAGAGCTTACTACCCAGCTTCGCAGCAATCAGGAAGTAGCCCTGCTGCTTGAATTCCCCAATCTCAGCTCTCTGTCCATTACCTATATGGATGAGTCCGTAACGGATTATCATCTGCTGAATAAGCTGCCGCTCAAATCTCTTTCACTAACCTTTGTCGATGAACTGGGGTGGCTGTCGTCCATGACCGGGCTAACCTCACTGGCCATCCATTACAGTGAAGCCACAGACCTGCAGCCGCTGTATGCGCTAACCCGGCTTCAGGAGCTTCAGCTTTCTTATTTAAGCAATGTAAAGTCCATCGACTTTGTGCAAAATATGCCTGCCTTGCAGACACTAGATCTCGAAAGCTTGAGTTTTTCCAGCCTGGAGCGTCTGGCCGGCAAGGCCTCCATTACTGCACTCCGCCTGGCTTCCCTAGGCCAGCTTAGCTCCGTAGAGCCCGTGAACAGCCTGCCCTCTCTGCGGGAATTAACGTTGTCCGGTTACTACGAGAAGGCAGAGACGCTGGCATTGCCGGGCGTACAGCGGGTGGAAATCCCCGGCTCCCTCCTTCCCGGACTGGAGGCGCCTGCCGTAACTGCCCTGACGCTGCGGGGCGGGAGCTCGGAGTTGAATATAACCGGGCTGGGGAAATTCCCGGAGCTGACGCAGCTTGACCTCTGGGAGATCGACGAAATGGCCCATCTTGACGCCTTGGACGACTTGCCCCGCCTGCAGACACTAAGTCTCTACGACTCCTCACTGTATAAGGAGAGCGATGCCCTATTTCGTCTGAAACAGGTGAAAACGCTGGTCTGCTCGGAATGCCGGCTGAATTTCACACAACAGGCAGCTGAGCCGAACAGCGTGCTTGAGCACTTGACCATAGATCAGCCCTATTTCAGCGTAAACAATACCTCTGTCAGTGACATTGACCAGGTGCTGCCTTATTTCGCAAAGTTGTCCGCGCTGCGTTCCTTCACCCTGCAGGACAGCAATTTGGCTTCTCTGGAATTCATGGGCAACTGGCAGGCGATTGAAGAGCTTCATCTGGAGAACAATGCCATCTCCAATATAGAAGTCCTGAGCCGGCTGCCGAATCTGCGCAAGGTATTTCTGGCCGGCAACTCCGTACAGAACAAATCCGTGCTTAGTGCGGGTGTCCACGTATATTAA
- a CDS encoding sensor histidine kinase, giving the protein MLLVIAFAACFHIQRVIQAKYALLQDGLGDWFVKQWEDALSQQEKGLSWSGFDSKLAPMFPNDGIRILYKHKAVYTSGVFLEPEFKSGKSLYAGEVMLMIHETHTHQSFTPGQYYMAYALTRYMQDKLSQWEEMGRMKLPDADQGGNFSEELRFRKEVTYYLHDNILQNIIATKNIVATLPTEQSALKELAVETLGDLNTSIRSQMHEIYPSTLADLSFERNIHILLDELRKRYGSIPAPHIQYEILERMDEQSAYLLYRTLQELLANTCKYAEADHIWIHLYTADHWIMEVKEDGKPLVQEDMEGKIKHLGLSSLRQQAGSLGGAFEWAQHEDYKLFILRLPRRTYEGTLI; this is encoded by the coding sequence ATGTTATTAGTGATCGCATTTGCAGCATGCTTCCATATACAGCGGGTAATCCAGGCCAAGTATGCACTACTCCAGGACGGGCTGGGTGACTGGTTCGTGAAGCAATGGGAGGATGCACTAAGCCAGCAGGAAAAAGGGTTGTCCTGGTCCGGTTTTGATTCCAAGCTGGCCCCTATGTTTCCTAATGACGGTATTAGAATCCTATATAAACACAAGGCTGTGTATACCAGTGGGGTCTTTCTTGAACCGGAGTTTAAGTCAGGCAAGTCGCTTTATGCAGGAGAAGTCATGCTGATGATTCACGAAACCCATACACACCAGTCTTTTACGCCCGGGCAATATTATATGGCATACGCCTTAACCCGTTATATGCAGGACAAGCTTAGCCAATGGGAAGAGATGGGCAGGATGAAGCTGCCGGATGCTGACCAGGGCGGGAATTTCAGTGAGGAGCTGAGGTTCCGCAAAGAGGTGACGTATTATCTGCACGATAACATTCTGCAAAATATCATTGCGACCAAAAATATCGTAGCCACTTTACCAACGGAGCAGTCTGCGCTGAAGGAGCTGGCGGTAGAAACCTTGGGCGACCTGAATACGTCGATACGCTCGCAAATGCATGAGATTTATCCGTCTACCCTTGCTGACCTGTCTTTTGAACGGAACATTCATATCCTGCTTGATGAGCTGCGGAAGCGGTATGGCAGCATTCCGGCTCCCCATATTCAGTATGAAATTCTCGAGCGGATGGATGAGCAGTCTGCGTATTTATTGTACCGTACGCTGCAGGAGCTCCTGGCGAACACCTGTAAATATGCGGAGGCAGATCATATCTGGATTCATTTGTATACCGCGGACCACTGGATTATGGAAGTGAAAGAGGATGGCAAACCACTCGTGCAGGAGGACATGGAGGGAAAGATTAAGCATTTGGGGCTTTCCAGCTTGAGGCAGCAGGCGGGTTCGCTTGGCGGCGCTTTTGAATGGGCTCAGCATGAGGATTATAAATTGTTCATACTACGACTTCCAAGGAGAACATATGAAGGTACTCTTATTTGA
- a CDS encoding response regulator transcription factor, translating to MKVLLFDDHKLFAKSLEIVMANHIGEFLCFQTPDNITEIVQQEKPDLILLDIHMGAYSGLDVCREVLYHFPEQKVAFLSGYNLHEYNLEAKRMGAKGFLDKNMSVEHLIDSIRQLQQGGTIFMENEDAVIEELTPREKEILQCASNGDTQQVIADKLFISRRTVNNHLMSINDKLMVNSTVAAIVKGIELGVIKLSNNR from the coding sequence ATGAAGGTACTCTTATTTGATGATCATAAGCTGTTTGCAAAAAGCCTGGAAATTGTCATGGCGAACCATATCGGTGAATTTCTGTGCTTCCAGACACCGGATAACATAACGGAAATTGTACAGCAGGAAAAGCCCGATTTGATTCTGCTGGATATTCATATGGGCGCGTATAGCGGACTCGATGTGTGCCGGGAGGTGCTGTACCATTTTCCTGAGCAGAAGGTCGCTTTCTTATCCGGATACAACCTGCATGAATACAATCTGGAAGCGAAGCGCATGGGGGCTAAGGGCTTTTTAGATAAAAATATGTCCGTCGAGCATCTGATCGACAGCATCAGGCAGCTCCAGCAGGGCGGCACCATCTTTATGGAAAATGAGGATGCTGTGATCGAGGAGCTGACCCCGCGTGAGAAGGAAATTTTGCAGTGTGCAAGCAACGGGGATACGCAGCAGGTGATTGCCGATAAGCTGTTTATCAGCAGACGCACAGTCAACAATCATCTAATGTCGATTAACGATAAGCTGATGGTGAACTCCACCGTTGCTGCCATTGTAAAAGGGATCGAGCTGGGCGTTATTAAGCTGTCGAACAATCGGTGA
- a CDS encoding ABC transporter permease produces the protein MKPVISLTKYNFKLLFRDKSSVLMAFLMPIGFYILFGYMLQNVEFSGSSLSDLLIPLYIIIIIGNAVISVFGTFYVQARESGNLQKFKFMGVSELCFSFTLFVATFAFQLIVIVAFIVFTYFYKGTVFPMQNIIPVLVTLAVIEIFHFAVTFLLTSILRKASIYNPISLAFYMFQMFLGGLTFPIEMFPQFLQKLVYYINPVIYGRNALLAAWTGNSAFGSVVKDNVILLAISAGLVIAAICVQRLVFSQKTSAALVQ, from the coding sequence ATGAAACCCGTAATAAGCTTAACCAAATATAATTTCAAGCTGTTATTCAGAGATAAATCGTCTGTCCTTATGGCCTTCTTGATGCCGATCGGCTTTTATATTTTATTCGGATATATGCTGCAAAATGTGGAGTTCAGCGGCTCGTCCTTATCTGACCTGCTCATCCCGCTGTACATCATCATTATTATTGGCAATGCGGTGATCAGCGTGTTCGGAACGTTTTATGTACAGGCGAGGGAAAGCGGCAACCTGCAAAAATTCAAGTTCATGGGTGTCAGCGAGCTCTGCTTCTCCTTCACTTTATTCGTGGCGACCTTTGCCTTTCAGCTTATCGTCATTGTCGCTTTCATTGTATTTACTTATTTCTATAAGGGAACCGTATTCCCCATGCAAAATATCATCCCGGTACTTGTTACCCTTGCCGTCATTGAGATTTTCCATTTTGCAGTTACGTTCCTGTTAACCTCAATTCTGAGAAAGGCTTCTATCTATAATCCGATCTCCTTAGCCTTTTATATGTTCCAGATGTTCCTTGGCGGCTTAACGTTTCCGATTGAAATGTTCCCGCAGTTTCTGCAAAAGCTGGTGTATTATATTAATCCGGTCATCTACGGACGAAATGCTTTGCTGGCGGCTTGGACTGGCAACTCTGCATTCGGCAGTGTGGTTAAAGATAATGTGATCCTGCTCGCCATCTCTGCCGGACTTGTGATCGCAGCAATCTGTGTTCAGCGCTTAGTTTTCTCGCAAAAGACATCCGCAGCACTGGTACAATAA
- a CDS encoding ATP-binding cassette domain-containing protein — translation MILNVQDVSIRYHKANKNAVTKASFSIEDNSIVSIVGHNGAGKSTLIQAIMQNLNYEGAITYGFNKKELYKYIRVQTQTSTFEKNAKVKDIVQLYIELLDSRETVDELLQSVQMLPFKNSYLEKLSGGEKQKIAVLLATIGNPKLIILDELTTGLDVMSRRMIWDLLNKIRKEKGVSMLLTSHFLDEVEYLSDYVIVLEQGMVKLQGTVPDLINAAFAGHKIATCLVDSSFSFSSLKYAYKQQSNKVMIEYKEENEKDVFDNLKICGGYDIQLQKRTFEDAFLTMIGYELDEKGETK, via the coding sequence ATGATATTAAATGTACAGGACGTATCCATACGTTACCATAAAGCCAATAAAAATGCGGTGACCAAAGCCTCCTTTTCTATCGAAGATAACAGCATCGTATCGATTGTGGGGCATAACGGGGCAGGAAAAAGCACCTTGATTCAAGCCATCATGCAAAACTTAAACTATGAAGGCGCCATTACATATGGTTTTAATAAAAAGGAGCTCTATAAATACATCAGGGTGCAGACTCAGACGTCCACGTTCGAAAAAAACGCCAAAGTAAAGGATATTGTACAGCTCTATATTGAACTGCTGGATAGCCGGGAGACGGTGGATGAGCTGCTGCAAAGTGTGCAAATGCTGCCCTTTAAGAATTCCTATCTGGAGAAGCTGTCCGGCGGCGAAAAGCAAAAAATCGCGGTGCTGCTGGCGACCATCGGCAATCCTAAGCTGATTATTCTGGATGAGCTTACGACAGGGCTGGATGTTATGTCCCGCAGAATGATCTGGGATCTTCTGAACAAAATCCGTAAGGAGAAGGGCGTTAGTATGCTGCTGACCAGCCACTTTTTAGACGAGGTGGAGTACTTGTCCGACTATGTGATTGTCCTTGAACAGGGTATGGTTAAGCTGCAGGGGACTGTTCCTGATCTGATCAATGCTGCCTTTGCGGGGCATAAAATAGCGACCTGTCTTGTGGATTCCAGCTTTAGCTTCTCCTCCCTAAAATATGCGTATAAGCAGCAAAGCAATAAAGTAATGATCGAATACAAGGAAGAGAACGAAAAGGATGTATTCGATAACCTGAAAATTTGCGGGGGATACGATATCCAGCTGCAGAAACGGACGTTTGAGGATGCTTTTCTAACAATGATTGGCTATGAGCTGGATGAGAAGGGAGAAACTAAATGA
- a CDS encoding NAD(P)H-dependent oxidoreductase, translating to MKTLVILAHPNLEGSRVNLRWKEELLQYPNDVTLHELYKEYPDWSINVQTEQQRLEAHEHIVFQFPLYWYSYPPLLKKWFDDVFTHGWAYGSKGDRLKGKKLGLAMSIGDKQENYLPEGSVSFTVDQVTTPFKASANHVGAVALPYFAVFGASFQASDAEIDQSARGYIRYINKYRWQ from the coding sequence ATGAAGACACTGGTGATTCTGGCGCATCCTAATCTGGAGGGTTCAAGGGTTAACCTGAGATGGAAAGAAGAGCTGCTGCAATATCCAAACGATGTTACCCTCCATGAGCTTTACAAAGAGTATCCTGACTGGAGCATTAATGTTCAAACCGAGCAACAACGGTTAGAGGCACATGAGCATATTGTCTTTCAATTCCCGCTGTATTGGTACAGCTATCCGCCTTTATTGAAGAAATGGTTTGATGATGTCTTCACTCACGGATGGGCTTACGGATCAAAAGGAGACCGGCTAAAAGGGAAAAAGCTGGGCCTCGCCATGTCCATCGGGGATAAGCAGGAAAATTATCTGCCTGAGGGCTCCGTTTCTTTTACCGTAGATCAGGTGACGACGCCTTTCAAAGCCAGCGCAAACCATGTAGGCGCAGTTGCATTACCCTATTTCGCTGTGTTCGGAGCTTCCTTTCAGGCCAGTGATGCAGAAATCGATCAAAGTGCAAGGGGTTATATCCGTTATATTAATAAGTATAGATGGCAGTGA
- a CDS encoding winged helix-turn-helix transcriptional regulator: MKQYHLGIEATLEIIGGKWKALIICLLMSGTKRTSELQHSISGISQKVLIQQLRELEKDGLVKRFVYQQMPPKVEYSLTEYGVTANRIIDVMCSWGRENIQIRQERGEAIILLEEQPPGVSN, translated from the coding sequence ATGAAGCAATATCATCTGGGCATAGAGGCGACTCTGGAGATTATCGGCGGCAAATGGAAGGCGTTGATTATATGTTTACTGATGTCCGGCACAAAGAGAACCAGCGAGCTACAGCACAGTATTTCCGGTATTTCGCAAAAGGTGCTGATTCAGCAGCTTCGTGAGCTTGAAAAGGACGGGCTGGTAAAACGGTTTGTCTATCAGCAGATGCCGCCAAAAGTCGAATATAGCCTGACGGAATATGGCGTTACAGCCAATCGGATCATTGACGTGATGTGCTCCTGGGGCAGAGAGAATATTCAGATTAGACAGGAACGGGGAGAAGCTATTATTTTGCTAGAGGAGCAGCCGCCGGGGGTCAGTAATTGA
- a CDS encoding polymer-forming cytoskeletal protein, whose protein sequence is MSKNIVVQGYSEIQSGEYDVIDVMGAGLVHGNLHADVIDVNGSLEVNGNISATSIDVLGGITCKGVISTQTLEISGGLEAEGLLAKSITMNISSDTSINHISAEFLKITINPGCGVLKFDVLEDGILQKKEQEHIKGGEIVFQHVILKDFILYRT, encoded by the coding sequence TTGAGCAAAAATATTGTTGTACAGGGTTACTCTGAGATCCAGAGTGGAGAGTATGATGTAATTGACGTTATGGGCGCCGGACTGGTTCATGGCAATTTACACGCAGATGTAATTGATGTTAACGGATCACTTGAGGTTAATGGGAATATATCTGCTACCTCAATTGATGTGTTAGGAGGGATAACATGTAAAGGAGTGATCAGCACCCAAACTTTAGAGATTTCTGGAGGGCTGGAAGCTGAAGGACTTTTGGCTAAATCGATTACTATGAATATCTCTAGTGATACCTCGATTAATCATATTTCTGCAGAATTCCTGAAAATCACTATTAATCCTGGTTGCGGAGTACTCAAATTTGATGTATTGGAAGATGGCATTCTGCAGAAGAAAGAGCAGGAACATATAAAAGGGGGAGAGATTGTATTTCAACATGTGATATTAAAAGATTTCATTCTATATAGAACGTAA